The following are encoded together in the Mumia sp. Pv4-285 genome:
- a CDS encoding phage holin family protein, giving the protein MKIVLTWLCNAAAIAVAAWIFAGISVGEASQDGWEKAGTLLVIAAVFTAINLTVGRVLKLISIPFIVLTLGILLIVLNALLLRLTAWVTGALPIEFHVDGFWVAVWGSIVISLVNMALRLFVDAD; this is encoded by the coding sequence ATGAAGATCGTGCTGACCTGGTTGTGCAATGCGGCTGCCATCGCCGTCGCCGCGTGGATCTTCGCCGGCATCAGCGTCGGCGAGGCGAGTCAGGACGGCTGGGAGAAGGCCGGGACGCTGCTGGTGATCGCCGCCGTCTTCACGGCGATCAACCTGACCGTCGGGCGCGTGCTCAAGCTCATCTCCATCCCGTTCATCGTGCTCACGCTCGGCATCCTGCTGATCGTCCTCAACGCGCTGCTCCTGCGCCTGACGGCCTGGGTGACCGGCGCGCTGCCGATCGAGTTCCACGTCGACGGGTTCTGGGTCGCCGTCTGGGGATCGATCGTCATCTCGCTCGTCAACATGGCGCTGCGTCTCTTCGTTGATGCGGACTAG
- a CDS encoding EamA family transporter, which translates to MARAQSKVGLGYALVVGGACFFIVNAGVSRVVMRAGIDPALLTTLRTTGAAVLFVAFALVADRSALRVPRGRELAMLLLLGIVGVAGVQWTYNIAIDRIPVGMALLLEYLAPVLVVLWARFVQKQDVRRTMWLAIALTLVGLALVAQIAQGLAFDGVGMLAGLGAAVCFAVYFLVGEQGVREADPVRVMVWAFTFAALAMNVVAPVWTTPDLSAPANLLGALGAYEVPLWLALAWVVVLGTLTPFFMELSALQHLPATVVTMVATLEPVGAAALGWAWFGESLDAVQMLGGLLVVSGIALAQLSRSASPSVVPEVAG; encoded by the coding sequence GTGGCGCGTGCACAGTCGAAGGTGGGTCTCGGGTACGCCCTCGTCGTCGGCGGCGCGTGCTTCTTCATCGTCAATGCGGGAGTCTCCCGCGTCGTGATGCGTGCGGGGATCGACCCTGCGCTCCTGACCACCCTCCGTACGACCGGCGCTGCTGTGCTGTTCGTGGCGTTCGCGCTCGTCGCCGACCGCAGCGCCTTGCGGGTCCCCCGCGGTCGTGAGCTCGCGATGCTCCTGCTGCTCGGCATCGTCGGAGTCGCGGGCGTGCAGTGGACCTACAACATCGCGATCGACCGGATCCCGGTCGGCATGGCGCTCCTCCTCGAGTACCTCGCTCCCGTGCTCGTCGTCCTCTGGGCGCGCTTCGTCCAGAAGCAGGACGTGCGCCGCACGATGTGGCTCGCGATCGCTCTGACGCTGGTCGGTCTCGCCCTCGTCGCCCAGATCGCCCAGGGACTCGCGTTCGACGGGGTCGGCATGCTGGCCGGTCTCGGCGCCGCCGTGTGCTTCGCGGTCTACTTCCTGGTCGGCGAGCAGGGCGTGCGCGAGGCAGACCCGGTGCGGGTGATGGTGTGGGCGTTCACGTTCGCCGCGCTCGCGATGAACGTGGTGGCACCCGTGTGGACGACCCCCGACCTCAGTGCGCCGGCCAACCTGCTCGGCGCGCTCGGCGCGTACGAGGTGCCGCTGTGGCTCGCGCTCGCCTGGGTCGTCGTGCTGGGCACGCTCACCCCGTTCTTCATGGAGCTCAGCGCACTGCAGCACCTGCCCGCCACCGTCGTCACGATGGTCGCGACGCTCGAGCCGGTCGGAGCCGCGGCGCTCGGGTGGGCGTGGTTCGGCGAGTCGCTCGACGCCGTGCAGATGCTCGGCGGTCTGCTGGTGGTCAGCGGCATCGCGCTCGCCCAGCTCTCACGCAGCGCGTCACCGAGCGTCGTGCCCGAGGTGGCAGGCTGA
- a CDS encoding LysE family translocator — MDLSLLLGFAGLCVLLALTPGPDTFLVLRFSLGGTRAGLAAAVGSATGSLLWALAVAAGLATLLEQSAEAYRVVKIAGGLYLLWLGVRALIRRGRGVGDVDGAYGVRPAAAMRAGLFSNVLNPKVGLFFVAIVPQFLPGHDVTLGATLLLGAIFAAIGFVYFALIAVAAGKAMGWLRRPRVEKTIDRGSAGIIATLGVSTLVSAAR, encoded by the coding sequence ATGGATCTCTCGCTCCTCCTCGGCTTCGCCGGCCTCTGCGTCCTCCTCGCGCTGACCCCCGGACCCGACACGTTCCTCGTGCTGCGGTTCAGCCTCGGCGGCACGCGCGCCGGGCTCGCTGCGGCCGTCGGCTCGGCGACCGGGTCGCTGCTGTGGGCGCTCGCGGTCGCCGCGGGTCTCGCGACGCTGCTCGAGCAGTCCGCCGAGGCGTACCGGGTCGTGAAGATCGCCGGCGGCCTCTACCTGCTGTGGCTCGGCGTCCGCGCCCTGATCCGACGTGGCCGGGGCGTCGGTGACGTCGACGGAGCGTACGGCGTCCGTCCGGCCGCGGCGATGCGTGCCGGGCTGTTCTCCAACGTGCTCAACCCGAAGGTCGGCCTCTTCTTCGTCGCGATCGTGCCGCAGTTCCTTCCCGGTCACGACGTGACGCTCGGCGCGACGCTCCTCCTCGGGGCGATCTTCGCGGCGATCGGCTTCGTCTACTTCGCGCTCATCGCCGTCGCTGCCGGGAAGGCGATGGGGTGGTTGCGCCGGCCGCGCGTGGAGAAGACGATCGACCGTGGAAGCGCCGGCATCATCGCCACGCTCGGCGTCTCGACACTGGTCTCCGCCGCCCGCTGA
- a CDS encoding ATP-dependent 6-phosphofructokinase yields MTTLADLQVATLGPCQYDSPLSSYVAGRQTNEYYVSETDRVLYDDTVDLLSGRTDPIDQWPSFETGGPRARIFHDPATMHVGVVTCGGLCPGLNDVIRAVTLELYTHYGVTQVTGFRNGYAGLVPDLGFEPVTLTPQLVGAINERGGTILGSSRGAQDPVVIVDRLVELEIDALIVIGGDGSMHGAHKIVQEISRRGLPIGVVGIPKTIDNDIPHIGQSFGFATAFGEAAKAIAAAHIEAESAENGVGLVKLMGRHAGFIACYAALANHDADFVLIPEVPFALDGENGLLRSLARRVTNHGSAVIVLAEGAGQEHTVETGKSDASGNSRLGDIATILRDAIEKDFRDRGVPLTLKFLDPGYGIRAVAADASDSVYCARLAQIAVHAAMSGRTDMVVGRRRHRFVHVPIPLVISRRHSVAPDGDLWLSVLESTAQPLDMS; encoded by the coding sequence GTGACCACCCTCGCCGACCTCCAGGTCGCCACGCTCGGCCCCTGCCAGTACGACTCCCCGCTGAGCTCGTACGTCGCCGGGCGGCAGACCAACGAGTACTACGTGTCGGAGACCGACCGCGTGCTCTACGACGACACCGTCGACCTCCTCTCGGGCCGTACGGACCCCATTGACCAGTGGCCGTCCTTCGAGACCGGCGGGCCGCGCGCCCGGATCTTCCACGACCCGGCCACGATGCACGTGGGCGTCGTGACCTGCGGCGGCCTGTGCCCCGGCCTCAACGACGTCATCCGCGCCGTGACGCTCGAGCTCTACACGCACTACGGAGTCACCCAGGTGACCGGGTTCCGCAACGGCTACGCCGGCCTGGTCCCCGACCTCGGGTTCGAGCCCGTGACGCTCACCCCGCAGCTGGTCGGCGCGATCAACGAGCGCGGCGGCACGATCCTCGGATCGTCGCGCGGTGCTCAGGACCCTGTGGTGATCGTCGACCGGCTGGTCGAGCTCGAGATCGACGCGCTCATCGTGATCGGCGGAGACGGCTCGATGCACGGCGCGCACAAGATCGTGCAGGAGATCAGCCGCCGCGGACTCCCGATCGGCGTCGTGGGCATCCCCAAGACCATCGACAACGACATCCCCCACATCGGGCAGAGCTTCGGCTTCGCGACCGCGTTCGGGGAGGCGGCCAAGGCCATCGCCGCCGCACACATCGAGGCCGAGTCCGCGGAGAACGGAGTCGGGCTCGTCAAGCTGATGGGCCGCCACGCGGGCTTCATCGCCTGCTACGCCGCGCTCGCGAACCACGACGCCGACTTCGTCCTCATCCCCGAGGTCCCCTTCGCCCTCGACGGCGAGAACGGCCTCCTCCGTTCTCTCGCCCGCCGCGTCACCAACCACGGCAGCGCCGTCATCGTGCTGGCAGAGGGTGCTGGCCAGGAGCACACCGTCGAGACCGGCAAGTCGGACGCCTCCGGCAACAGCCGGCTCGGTGACATCGCGACGATCCTGCGCGACGCCATCGAGAAGGACTTCCGGGACCGTGGCGTCCCGCTCACGCTGAAGTTCCTCGACCCCGGGTACGGCATCCGCGCCGTCGCAGCGGACGCGTCCGACTCGGTCTACTGCGCACGCCTGGCACAAATCGCCGTGCACGCCGCGATGTCCGGCCGCACCGACATGGTCGTGGGACGTCGCCGCCACCGGTTCGTCCACGTCCCGATCCCGCTGGTGATCTCCCGCCGCCACTCCGTCGCCCCGGACGGCGACCTCTGGCTGTCGGTCCTGGAGTCCACGGCTCAACCGCTCGACATGAGCTGA
- a CDS encoding alpha/beta hydrolase family protein, with product MRLRRTAHLALTAALSVAASGAVLAGSHATANAATGVAHYSTQVENDGADVYYPAGATGELPVALLMQGAKVHRMHYAEYAKAVAAYGFVVVVPNHKRLVFFDQNYYPSQKMPAEAIDWMDDENAKASSPLAGKIDTDTLVLLGHSFGGAAALGVAEESCGIPFCTTLGYSLPGEVKAASLFGTNNKSPLFGNTASMDNQIPVQLVQGATDGMALPADAEASYGALENGPKQIVRVAGVNHYGITNVQSPSGAEAETSGQAVSQAASIATTARWAAQFLKAQLGDAAAADYVYSSGDAADAGVTVSTSIS from the coding sequence ATGCGTCTGAGACGTACTGCCCACCTCGCCCTCACCGCCGCCCTGAGCGTCGCTGCCAGCGGCGCCGTCCTCGCCGGCTCCCACGCCACCGCCAACGCGGCGACCGGTGTCGCCCACTACTCCACCCAGGTGGAGAACGACGGCGCCGACGTCTACTACCCCGCAGGAGCCACCGGCGAGCTGCCGGTCGCGCTCCTCATGCAGGGCGCCAAGGTCCACCGGATGCACTACGCCGAGTACGCCAAGGCCGTCGCTGCGTACGGCTTCGTCGTCGTGGTGCCCAACCACAAGCGCCTGGTCTTCTTCGACCAGAACTACTACCCGTCGCAGAAGATGCCGGCCGAGGCGATCGACTGGATGGACGACGAGAACGCCAAGGCCTCCTCGCCGCTCGCCGGGAAGATCGACACCGACACGCTCGTCCTGCTCGGTCACTCCTTCGGGGGCGCCGCAGCGCTCGGTGTCGCCGAGGAGTCGTGCGGGATCCCGTTCTGCACGACGCTCGGCTACTCCCTCCCCGGCGAGGTGAAGGCGGCCTCGCTCTTCGGGACCAACAACAAGTCCCCGCTCTTCGGCAACACGGCGAGCATGGACAACCAGATCCCGGTCCAGCTCGTCCAGGGCGCGACCGACGGCATGGCGCTGCCGGCCGACGCCGAGGCGTCGTACGGGGCGCTCGAGAACGGGCCCAAGCAGATCGTCCGTGTGGCCGGCGTCAACCACTACGGCATCACGAACGTCCAGAGCCCGTCCGGTGCCGAGGCGGAGACCAGCGGGCAGGCTGTCTCGCAGGCCGCCAGCATCGCCACGACGGCCCGTTGGGCGGCGCAGTTCCTCAAGGCCCAGCTCGGCGACGCCGCGGCTGCCGACTACGTCTACTCGAGCGGTGACGCGGCCGATGCCGGCGTCACGGTGAGCACCTCGATCTCCTGA
- the ligD gene encoding non-homologous end-joining DNA ligase, whose product MPALWIPPMLATLSDRRFDDPAWVFERKLDGVRLMAIREDGAVRLWSRNRLDVSASYPEIVAALTPYDSAKDFVIDGELCAMRGDRTSFEDLQKRIHVTDQRTISGVGVTLAFIAFDLPRYDGHDLQKLPLTVRKEALQSAFTFTSTVRYSEHQVGSGTAMYAQGEAEGWEGVMAKRASSTYQAGRRSADWLKLKVVRAQELVVGGWTDPQGARSGLGALLLGYYDGDALRYAGKVGTGFDERTLAQLGGLLAPLGHQGNPFAEDAAEIRRSSRTSAAQTHWVEPRLVVQIGFSEWTSAGRLRHPRYQGLREDKDAREVVREQAGPTI is encoded by the coding sequence ATGCCTGCGCTGTGGATCCCGCCGATGCTTGCGACGTTGTCGGACCGTCGGTTCGACGATCCTGCGTGGGTCTTCGAGCGCAAGCTCGACGGCGTACGGCTGATGGCGATCCGCGAGGACGGCGCCGTACGGCTCTGGTCCCGCAACCGCCTCGACGTGAGCGCGAGCTATCCGGAGATCGTCGCCGCGCTCACGCCGTACGACTCGGCGAAGGACTTCGTGATCGACGGTGAGCTCTGCGCGATGCGCGGCGACCGGACGAGCTTCGAGGACCTGCAGAAGCGCATCCACGTGACGGACCAGCGCACGATCTCCGGCGTCGGGGTGACGCTGGCGTTCATCGCGTTCGACCTCCCGCGCTACGACGGCCACGACCTGCAGAAGCTGCCCTTGACCGTGCGCAAGGAGGCGTTGCAGTCGGCCTTCACCTTCACCTCGACCGTGCGCTACAGCGAGCACCAGGTGGGATCGGGCACCGCGATGTACGCCCAGGGCGAGGCCGAGGGCTGGGAGGGCGTGATGGCCAAGCGCGCCTCGTCGACGTACCAGGCCGGGCGACGGTCCGCCGACTGGCTGAAGCTCAAGGTCGTCCGCGCGCAGGAGCTCGTCGTCGGAGGCTGGACGGACCCGCAAGGGGCGCGCTCCGGGCTCGGGGCGCTGCTGCTCGGCTACTACGACGGCGACGCGCTGCGCTACGCGGGCAAGGTCGGCACCGGCTTCGACGAACGCACCCTCGCGCAGCTCGGCGGACTGCTGGCGCCGCTGGGGCACCAGGGCAACCCGTTCGCCGAGGACGCGGCCGAGATCCGGCGCTCGAGCCGGACCAGCGCCGCGCAGACGCACTGGGTCGAGCCGCGGCTCGTGGTGCAGATCGGGTTCAGCGAGTGGACGTCGGCGGGGCGCCTGCGTCACCCGCGCTACCAGGGCCTCCGCGAGGACAAGGACGCCCGCGAGGTCGTACGCGAGCAGGCGGGCCCCACGATTTGA
- the pdhA gene encoding pyruvate dehydrogenase (acetyl-transferring) E1 component subunit alpha, whose protein sequence is MADLVDPPLVQLLTPEGERVEHPDYRFDGDDEMIAGLYRDLVLTRRIDTEATALQRHGELGIWASLLGQEAAQIGSGRALAPQDFAFPTYREHGVAWCRDVDPMALLRLFRGTDQGTWDPDEHNFGLYTIVIGAQTLHATGYAMGIQRDGAVGTGEAGRDAAVVAYFGDGATSQGDVNEAFVYAAVMNAPVVFFCQNNQWAISEPTTRQTRVPLYQRAAGFGFPGVRVDGNDVLAVHAVTTEALQRAREGSGPSLIEAFTYRMGAHTTTDDPTRYRVSDEVERWKLRDPLERVRAYLRRVHAVDEAFFTDIETEAEAIGERLRADVRALPDPDPTMLFGNVFTEQTSELAAEQAEYAAWSASLESEVVR, encoded by the coding sequence ATGGCCGACCTTGTCGACCCCCCGCTCGTACAGCTGCTCACCCCCGAGGGCGAGCGGGTCGAGCACCCCGACTACCGCTTCGACGGTGACGACGAGATGATCGCCGGTCTCTACCGCGACCTCGTCCTCACCCGCCGGATCGACACCGAGGCCACCGCGCTCCAGCGCCACGGCGAGCTCGGCATCTGGGCCTCCCTCCTCGGACAGGAAGCCGCGCAGATCGGCTCCGGCCGCGCGCTCGCCCCGCAGGACTTCGCCTTCCCGACGTACCGCGAGCACGGCGTCGCCTGGTGCCGCGACGTGGACCCGATGGCGTTGCTGCGGCTCTTCCGGGGGACGGACCAGGGGACGTGGGACCCCGACGAGCACAACTTCGGTCTCTACACGATCGTGATCGGCGCGCAGACGCTGCACGCCACCGGCTACGCGATGGGCATCCAGCGCGACGGCGCGGTCGGCACCGGCGAGGCAGGCCGTGACGCGGCCGTCGTCGCGTACTTCGGCGACGGCGCCACGAGCCAGGGCGACGTCAACGAGGCGTTCGTGTACGCGGCGGTGATGAACGCACCCGTCGTCTTCTTCTGCCAGAACAACCAGTGGGCCATCTCGGAGCCGACCACGCGACAGACCCGCGTGCCGCTCTACCAGCGGGCCGCAGGCTTCGGCTTCCCCGGCGTGCGCGTCGACGGCAACGACGTGCTGGCCGTCCACGCCGTGACGACCGAGGCGCTCCAGCGGGCGCGCGAGGGCAGCGGTCCGAGCCTGATCGAGGCGTTCACCTACCGGATGGGCGCACACACGACGACCGACGACCCCACCCGCTACCGCGTCTCCGACGAGGTCGAACGCTGGAAGCTGCGTGACCCGCTCGAGCGGGTGCGTGCCTACCTCCGCCGCGTCCACGCCGTCGACGAGGCGTTCTTCACCGACATCGAGACCGAGGCCGAGGCGATCGGTGAGAGGCTGCGCGCCGACGTCCGCGCGCTCCCAGACCCCGATCCGACCATGCTGTTCGGCAACGTCTTCACCGAGCAGACGTCGGAGCTCGCCGCCGAGCAGGCGGAGTACGCAGCCTGGTCGGCGAGCCTCGAGTCGGAGGTGGTCCGATGA